The nucleotide window acttgaactcctctgcttgaggcagagactcgtTCCCAACCCGGAGGGAGTATTCCacttttttccagttgagaaccatgaccTGAGACTTAGGAtgcattcacaccagccctgtttagtccgTTGTTATCAAATTCTAGTTtgtttgcctagaaagtccggtttgtttggggaggtgtgaacgcgCAATCGAACTCTGATGCGGACCAAAAGAGTGAACTTTGGTACACCTAAAAACCTTGGTCTCGGTTcagttgaagtgaactctggcgcggTTCAAATGAATATGTGAAATTCAAGCGAACCACAGACTGTTCCAAAAGCAAGAAGCAAactacagcacagggccttctgggtaaatacaaccaaaacaaacgcCGGTTTCCACCACTAGCAGGACAGCCCAGGCAGAGCCCAGCACTGGAAACAAATTTGACTTTGTGCTGAGGATCTGaacacagctcttgctttggttatacagggagtAGAGAGCCCTTCAAAATGCCCCTTCTCACCCCAAACTACCTCAGCGTCCTCACAGAATGCCTGATCTTCTCtagatccacaaaacacacgCAGACTGGAGGGTCAACCCTCTTAGCAACTCTGTAAAGGTAAATATCTGGTCTGCTGTTCCTCGACCcagataaaaaacacacagctcctcctggatcctAAGCTCAACAATCAGCCAGAGTCTTCCTTCCAACACCTTgaagtaaatttaaatttacatccagggaggctgagaagtgAAGACTTGTCAccctctttaaaaaatatactgtacatgaatataaaatacattttacccAAAACTCCAGATGAAAAAAACGATAGAATGGTTTGGAAAATGCTAATATAACAAAggctttgaatttaaaatgaactttaatgaactttaattttgtttagtttagtttaaatatgAACACCCTCCACCAGTTACATGTTTATCTCCTCAGCCTATTTTAGATAACACATTAATTTCCTGGAACATCTTCCATAAAAATCTGTACTATGTAATATGATACTAAAGGAACTAATTTATTCTAATTAAAACTAAGTTAATGACTAAGGTAAAATTGAGTTATGCCTTCAGTTGACTAAAGATTGTCCCAAGGTGCTTTCCGTATTTACACATGTGCATTACTCTCGAGGCCAGGGggaggcttgttttttttcacaaacctTTAACAAATTCTACCTACTTTTGGGAGAAtcacaaactttttaaatccattGTAATTCATGAACTAcctattttaaaaagctataaaCATGACATTCTACATTAAAACAACTACATTCAGTGGAACCAGTTGACATAAGGATAAGAGAATCTAACATTTTTCAGAGTGTAGGGCGTTTTGTAATGGTACCCTTTCTTTTCACAGTGTGAATAAAAGCCTTGCAGCGTTTCATGACATCATGTGATGAAGTGTTTCAGGTTTCAGGACAGGTTGGGACCTCAGCTCTGCAATCATACCTTCTTCTGCCGCTGCCACGCCTTCGTAATGAGCATAGAATGTGGTTTTACATTGCGCTCTTTAAAATGACATCTAAATGCAGCCCTGACATATCTATTGTCTTGAAAGCAATGAATATAACTAAGTAAGGTTTAACGAACAAAGGTCTTATTAGCTGTTTAGCTCGTGTTTAGATCCTGTCTGAGGAATCGGGAGCTTTCAGTCTGGGTAACATGAACTTAAAACGCTGCAATTCCTTCAATTTCCTTGGATTATATGGATTTATGCACATCTAAgggagaaaaaagacaaacatctaATATTTCTCTTCTTATGGTCTCAGTTGTTTCATAGTGAAAATCACATCAACGTCATCTGTTTGAAATCAaatcacactgttgtttttaaactacGTCATTAACGCTCCTAATTACCTGCATTCCAATGTTTTTAACACCCACTGCCAAAGGCAACACGCCATgatctttttgtctgtgtctctgtctgtgtgagtttgtctgttagcaaaaaatctcaggAACCAGCAGACAGATGAAACTAAAGGCTTCAGTTTGTGATGTGTTGCAGCCAGCCTCATGAAccaccaaacaaataaaactctcaggaagtaatcaatggatgcaactgattaacctttggagtctgTCTGAataaagatggccacctcagctaatcaatcttagcaaactcagacatttttacagatactgaccttaAACTTGAGGTGtccgtagctgagagtcatccccaacacacactctgagagctGACagattacactttttttttttaaactttggcaagCAAGGCGGCAGGTAATGtgcattcattcaagaaattctagtttaatttatttctgtttattccATATTTCGATTATCTGATGGGTTTATTTGTTGATGTGGCTGGTTACGTGTTTATGTCACGTTGAgatcagatattttaaaatatgtgagTTTCCTTCCGGATGCTTCAAATCATTTTGACCTCCTGTAATTAAACCTTCTGTAACACCATCAGCAGATGAGTTCAAGGTGTTCTTTGTGAGCAGGTCATCAGCCTCCATTTCTGCCCATTGATTTCTGCGCAGCACATCTTGATAATTGTCTTAGTTCAGGGGCTAACTCAGCATGTCTTTGTTCAGGGTCACGGTGCCCTGTTTACTCTCTCAGCCTTTAACCCAAGGTGATCGTTTCTCGATGCATCAGTCGATTGCTTCCGACTGACAGCCCCCCCACCTCCTGCTGCACACAGTTCCTAACTCCAACACCGCATTAGCTGTTTCTTAATGACTCATTCATCCAATTATACCTGTGGATTTTGGTGTTTAAGATGACATCTTGCTCACGTTGTAACACACtctctccttttattttctcaaccTTTTGTTTCCCTCGCAATCTCAAAGTCCTCTGGGTTTGCAGACCCTTATTCCCCGCACTCACATTCCTTCTCGGCACGAATCAAACaagctctttaaaaagaaatgactcaACCGTTTATGGTGAGGCCCCTAGTAGTGAGGGTTTGGTCGGTCAGCAAAACTAGAACCGTTCTTCCATAGACCTTCTCCAGCATGGCTCCAGCATGCCTAATGTTTGTAATAGACTTTGCGAGGGATTACCAGCTAAACAAATAAGCATTGTGCCTAAGAAGCAGGTATGACTGGGAGTCAGAGAGAGCAGCCAGTAGGAGTCACTAATGCGGCAAATGGACCATAATTCCTCATCCACTTGAGCCAGTCGAGGGTTGAATCCAGAGATCTGCAGCGGCTGGCGACACTTTTTCCACTGCGTCACTCGGAGTCCTACTTCTCTAAGTTTACTAACAGTAGCATTAGTTTCAGCCTGAAAATCCCAGCGGGCTTTAAGGGGTCTGGACCCGGTCGTTTCAGCTCAGCCTGACCGGTTTCCGCGGCTCTAAGAGCATCTGAAAGCTCTTTGTATGGAAATTGCACAGAAGTCTCATGTTGGGAAATCCTTATCTTGCACTCACTTTGCACCGTGGTATCCTTCCTGTTAAGACAGATAAAAAGCAATGTGTTGAAATAATTTGAACCCTAATTGACCTGATTTTATCAGCGGATTCAGCATTCTCCTGTCgggagcagcagctccatccAGCAGCTTTGAGTCCTGATTGACAGCACAGTGGTAAATAAGgatgaaaaggtttaaaaccaGCTCCTTCCTTGTTTTCCACACATTATTAGAGGATCCAAACTGGGTCTCCAGTTAAACGATCACTTCTTTAACCTTCAGGCTGCTACTATAACAGCTGCTATGACGTCAGAAgttagaaaaatacatttggCTGCAGGCTGATGAAGATGACGTGTTGGTGTTTCCACACATTCATTAAAACCTTGACAGAATGAAAATGAATTTAGCAGTCCTGCTATGCTGTAAATTAGCTGATAAAAAGCTGGGAAAAACTTGAgataagtagaaaaaaaaccaagccagactgatttatttttaccacaATCGTTCAGATGTTCTGAAATGAGGTTTTAGGGGAAACATTTAAcatgtagacagctctttgaatgacctcattttggagaaaaactgtttaattctgaccagattaacaaTCTGATGGCCAGTTTTAGTGAAGCCAAGACCTAAATGGACTGTTTTAAAAGCAACTCCAACCTCAGAAGATTTGGAGCATTTCATCCAAACATCCTTACCCTTTATTTCCATCGCTGtcagtttttatatataattctttcgttttttacaaacacaaatggcGGCAGCCAGCTATAGCACATCTGGCAGGAAAATCATATTTCAGTGGTGTAACGGTTAATAAATGAACCTCCAGTCTATATATGAGtctgtggagttgttttaaggtggtGGCAATCCACAGGGTTACTCTGACTAGCCATAAAGCTCATCAGTTAAGTCAAATTTGAACTCTATTTTAAGTTGTCTTCCACTGAGTTGATCATAAAATGAACTATAAAGTCTTCTGTGACCTGACCATCATGTTTAAACGGCTACATGAGTACATTGTCAGGCTGCTGTGTGGGTCTGCTCGGGTAAACTTTATAtgaaaatatctgaactgtgttttcagtcattaGCTTTGTAGCATTTAGTCAAACAgaatcattcatccatccattttctttacccgcttctcctttctgggttgtggggagctggtgtctatctccagcagtcactgtgagagacgGGGCGAGTCCgtcgcagggacacatagagacaaacgagacaaacaaccattcacgctctcactcacacctagggacaatttaagagttgccaatgaacctaacatgcatgtttttgctctgtgggaggaaaccggaggaaacccaagtgagcacaggtggaacatgcaaactccacccagaaaggccccaggtcttgctgggaggtgaaagctctaaccactgctccgcTGTGCCACCTAAACGAAACTGAAGTCTATTAATGCCAGAGGGAAACTTGTTATATTGCAGTAAGAATGAAGAAATACTCCGAAATGCTCCTGAGGTATTGAGCAGGGTTAAGGCTGTCCTCCTGCACCGAGTCTGTTTGCAGCAGAGACGAACACACCCAGTTGTTGTGcgcaacatttttctttctcagatCAGCTGTATGGACTCCAGAGCTGTTCCCAACACCTGCCTCAACGAATGTCTGACTGTGACTGCCTTCATTGAATAATTATTAACTAATCAGAAGTTACAGAGCCACAGTTTAACAAAGCAGACCTaatgtttaaccctcctgaagcgaggaagaggagaccTCCTGAGGCcttcgggtccatttgacctgaaggcaaCGGGAGAGTTAAAGTTAATAAGGTGCCttggtaacatttaaaaataaaaaagtgctcaAAGTAAGAATTTAACCAATTTAATGAACACACTTCTAATTAAAAAGTTGAATaaatcttcctgttttctttgattttgcCCGACGCCAAAAGCCAAAAGgtgggttttaatttttttgcttgtgcctgtgcacgtgtgtgtatttgtctgtttgttagcaaaatatcccattaattacttttcaaattttaatgaaactctcaaaaaggaatcactgcatgtacatctacaatagATTAGCTTTCGGAGTCGACTTGacacaagatggccgccacaaatAATCACTGGTAGGCAACACAAAAGTAGCAACAACTTAGACAATTTACTGAtaacaagctaaaatttggtgtggctgaGAGTCTTCCCCAACTTATACCCTGAGCACAGATCGCActctttggcattaactattcaGGTCagccttgtctgtctgttagcaaaatatctcatgaaccactggacagactgTAATGAAGCTCACAGAgagtaattattgaatgttcATCTAAAGCTGactaagttttggagtcaatccaattaaagagAACGATAAATCCTTCATTAATCACAATAAAATGATCGCAGTCGTCTAATGATAacagtatgcattccttcaaggaacgtaTCACCACATGAGATCTTAAAGTtcatatgtatttatataaatggTTAAGAGTGTTTGCAGCAGTTCATCTGAGCTCTACAgcgtaaataaacacacaaattaatCATGTCCTGTATGAACACAAAAACGCCAACACCCGTTGTGTTCAAATGTGAGACGACTCCTCTAACTTGTCCCAAAGCCTCACTGTaggaaagttttcttttaattctgtgtttaattgtttttcctgtctttttttttcttccttttgtctggtttatttcagtttgtcttcCTTCCTGCACCCCCCACCTTTAACACCACCTCCCAGTGTGATCACAGCTGCCTTTGGTTTCTTCCTTCAGTGCACGTACAGTTGCAAGTTTGAACTCGTCTTTTGTCAGActcttgtattttgtttgcCTTTCTCCCGTGCGGAGCTTTCTCCTGTTTCCCCCGGTCATTTATTGTAGACGTCTGCTCTGAATTACCAGCCATTTGCAGCTGCTTCAGATTTAGTTCAGATGAAGTTATTTGTCTTCGCTTGTTTGCCCCCCCGAGTTTTAACTCTGCACGTGGATCTCCTCCtctgcttcacacacacacacacacacacacacacacacacacacacgtgcaggGCATCTGCTggtgttaaaataaagattagtgttgaaaacaaacatttgctcaCGGTTATTGTGCCTGAGCTTCGgctgaggagcagctgcagcttcatccGCTGTGGAgcgggtttttatttttagggaaCATCATAAAGAGATAATGAAACAATCTCAGGAAAGCAGCTACTTCCTGTGTGTTTGACTGCAGGGTAATCAGCAGGTCGCAGGAGCAAACCTCTGGTGCTCTGAAtgtgaaaacacacataaaaacttaaactgcaCAGAAAGTTGCAAACGGATTTAGTTCCTAAATTTGAGGTCAGGAGAAAAGAGAAGTGTTTTTCTAGCCTAGTTGCAATAATCACTCCTTTTAGgaaacttgcttttttttcaaaccatgCCCTTTCTGACCTCAGCCACCTTCCTGTGACTCCATCTGGATGAGTTTCCTTTAGAAGTAGCAGTTCTTAATTTTAATTTCCTCACCCAACCACGCTTTCTTTCTTCCACAGCTCTCCTCTGTGCTGCTTATCTTCATCTGTGGCCTTTCCCTGAGTCGGTTCAGGCTGAACTTTGTTTAAACGGTACTGAAAGTGAAAACAGTATAAACAGAACCTTGGCAGGAGAAGCAACAATCCTCCTCTGAATCCCCCCGGTTCCTCTCATTCCGTCcaatcacacaaaaatccaTCATAACACCCTCTCGCTTCTCTTCTCTTGCCTTCGGGggagatgtttttctttcttgtcagGCTTCATCAAATCTTCCCAACTCTGGTTGAGATACTgctcagttttcttctttttttttgttgctttgtccATTTTACTGCCACCAGTTTATAAAGAGTCTCACTGTGATCTAAGAGCTCTCTTCAACCAAATTGTttattcactgtaaataaagcctttgaaaagtaaaatcaaactccttttaaaaacaactgcatcTGCTAATTATGTTGTGGGGTCAGTAAAACAAGTACTGACAGTAAAACAACCCGCATACGCCTTCCAAACTAACTCTTGAATATACTTATGAATGTGAAACGAGTTAACTTTAATTTCTCTACCTTATGACTGGAAAGGAAAAGGAAGTGCGTTTTTAAGGTGAAGTTATTGCCATGTTGTTGTGGCTGGAAGCATTTTTACCACTACACATTGTGGTGCTTTCGAGGACAGTCTGATATCCGGGAACTGAGCCACAAggacaagaacacacacacacaaaagcagtCAAGGACATGGTGACAAATAATGAATCGTGTGGTTTCATCCCCTCAAAACTCAGACTGGCAAGGACTGGACCACCAGTTCAAGGACTGGTGGTCCTTGAACGCACCACCAGATAACATTCTGAGAAGTGCTGTTGATGAAGAGAGTCGAAggttgaaaaagttttttttgaatGCGAGTTTTTGCAAGtttactgaaataaagaaacaatcgATTCTCACTGTATTACGTATTTTAGAGCATGTTGGACTTTAAGgtagtaaacagaaaaaaaaaaaacaatttaaaaagagacAGAGGAGCCATAAGAGTAGAATGTACAACAAAGTCTTGTTaaagttatatattttaaagcttgtatctcactgggctgtggaGACATTCGTGAGAGTTTccaaaatgactcaaaacatcagagtttttaattttaattgcaTGAGTCATAGTGCCTATGaatttttgaatttattcaaaaggaaaaaaaaataaaaaaaactttgataaaTTTTCCTTTCAAACTAGTCGAGAGTTGTCGCAGGTGTCTGAAGCCCATCTCATATTAGTTTCTGTGGGTTAGGAAGTGTGGAAAATGAGACAACTTTGGAAGGATTTGGCAAACTATGAATCAAACTTTATGCTgtcagaaatatataaaattggGATCAAATTGTGACACAAGATCCTGACtaaattgtgacaaaaaaaaataatagtacaCCAGTTGCAGGAATGTCTCCACTTATTTGCAGTTACTTATACAAACACGTCGTAAATAAATTTATTCTGATTCTGAGTAAAACTTTGCACCACTTGTGTCCAGTCACAGCCCCGTGAGATACAAGGATcaggtctgtgtgtttgtgcttcacATGATCTGtcttttccacatgtgattttttttggtcCCCAATTTGGTCCAGTTTTGTCATGAAAACAGTCAATCAGGTCACTCTTCTTCCTCACAGACGAGGTGAGAGTCAGAGTTTCTCCATCCCTGCTGACGGTCCCTCAGAGGGCGGGGCTGAGACCCACTCCAGCTCAGGGGTTGTTGATGATCTGCCTCGGCCGTCCATAACCCGTCATGCCGGCCTGGGACGCTCCTTTATTCGTGCCCATCTGCAGGCCTATGACGTTCCTGCCTTCATTCAGCTGATCCTCTGAGAACTCTCTCCGGTTCTCCTGAGACTTTctgcacacatgcatgcacgCATCGTTCAGCGACTCGTTCCTCGCACcttatttcagcttttcttcatttgtttacATATGAAAAAGGGGggtaaaaacatgcacaaacttACTTGGGGAACCAGTTGGGATCTCCTTTGTAATTCCCATCATTCTTTGTGACAGCCAGACTACCCAGGGCCAGCAGGGTCCTCTGGACGGCAGCCAGGTCTTTGCCTGCAGACAGGCATCAGTCTCACATCAGCAAATATGCAGGAAGGAAACAGACCTGcgctgatttaaaaacagcaaaaacactttACAAGGCCGCATCGTTACGAAACATCTTACCCTCAAACAGATCTACAGTTTGGAACATGTCTGTTTTGATGACGCCATAACTCTCGGCAGCTTTGAGGAACAAGGCGATTTGCTCCATCTGCTTGAATGCCATGGTGGAGGTTTTGATGGTCTTGATGGGCTTGTTGGCTCCATGCAGACTGTTGATGAGCTCACAGAGGACCTACAGACACAGAAGGAGCAGGTCCCTCTCATTAATGCTGCCACCGGCGTGAATTACAGCCTCCTCTTTAGATAATTACACACATATGCAGAGCCGACACTCACACATCCATCCTTGAGCCAGTTTTGGAAGCCGGTCTTGTCTGGCTGAGGCTGTCCCACTCCAGAGCCACACTGAGCCATGATCCACGCCACCAGTCTCTCCTCCAGCTCCGGGTCGTACTTCTTATCGATCTTACTCTGAACCTCGCGGCTCAGACCGTAGGAAGGACCTTTGTTTGCCATGTTTGATGCTGTTGGGGGGTAATGTTAGTGTCAGATTGTCAGCTTTCATAATCAAATCCCTGATCTGCTGCACGCCCAAAACCATCTTCTGAATatcacagattttctttttttaattgaaaaaaaatatttttttaaatagaataaatcagattttttttttttaaatggggcTATGAACGATCGTATTTGTTGTAAACGGTTCTTTGAATGCACTCAGCttggagaaactgagtttaaatctgaccggattgacaagctaatggctagtctgagctggaCCAGGACCAGAGTGGTTTGCTACCATCTTTAGACAACTCCAGTCTAAAACTTGACAACCAGACAGCGAAAACAAGGATGAGTCATATGCCAGGGAGAGTGATGTCAGTTATGAGGGACAGATGAGGTGAATCCAGAGATCACTGAAGTAAACAACGGTGGAGAACCGCAAATCTAAATAAACCTGGAATGCAAAGAAACTTGGTAACAGGAAAAGACTGAATAagaatgtaaataataaatcagggaaacaaacaaaaacacaacagaaacctACAACCCCCACTCAAATCTAGCTGCTAGCTCAACAATCTGGtcagaaacaaatcatttctccaaagtgatgtcatttaaagagctgtctacaacagctGAGAGTAACTGTGCTCAACTTTGACTGAACCCCActccaaaagatctgaactcccCCTTCAATTCTTCATGTTTCTTGCTGAAATCCTGGTTGGTCCAATCATTTGCTTCCTGGTGGAGAACTAGATGAAAAATTGGTACCAGCCTCACATCTATGTTCTGCTGCATATGAAGATACGAGTAAGAGCAGATTGAAAACTGGCACTTGTCTGATAAGccaattattaaataaataaagaagccAATGAAGTGTGCAGAACAAGATTTAAATGTGTGCATACGTTAACAGATCTAAAGttagaatataaataaaaatgtgctcaACAATCAGAGTAATGCCTGGTGTTGCCATTATCCGGGCCACGCCAGTGTAATTATCCAACAAAGACATCGTGTCCTGTGTAAATTAAAGTGCAGAATGTCTTGCAGAATTACAGCCCTGCTACTCGCTAAGTAATTATGGTGGGCCTCTCTCACTTATTAATGCTGTATGAACTTCCTTTCAGCAGAACCGCCCTGCTCCTTGCATCCTGTTTGCGCCTTCTGTcacttccttcccctcttcagGAGGAAAGGTGACtatgtgcagaaacaaatctAAACAGAGCACAGTGTCACTATGGGAACAGCCCCAAACAGATGAACACCGCATCCAGACAGCTGAATCAGTAACCAGAATGTTATTTTGAATGCAAACTACAGCCTCATGCTTCTGCAGTTTCTGCATTTCCAGGTTAGTTAGAAAACAGTGTTTAACTGATTGGGAAAGCTTTCCTGCTTCTGTTGTCCCTTCACCTCCTGTCCAAACAGGAGCACGCTGCAAATCATTCAAATATACAAGCTTTGCatatgtttttgaatttttacattttgcaagcttctgttttatatttttttgctggAGAACTGGGTTCAAAAACCAGTCATGAAGCAGGTTATTCCCTCCTCCAGGACATAAcccctcccctcttttttttttttttttgtctcttgtaAAAACAGAACCTTGTCAGTCCAGCACAATAACTGATGATGTTTGACAAATCCTCCACACATGAGCTCATTTGTGTCTTCTCATTGCAGCGGTTCAGTGGAGGACGGACGTCTTCCTGTCCTCCCATTTCTTCCAGAACCAGTTTGTTGTTGAAGCAACCAGAGCCGAAGCAAAACATTAAGTGTTTCTCAATCTGAGGAGCTCCATCTGCGATGTCCTGGCATGCCCGGGTAGCAGCGCAGCTGAAAACGTCGGGACTTATCTGAGCAAACAATCGGAGGGATGACGAACAAATTCTTGCTCAGATTATTATCCAAGCTGCACTTTGATCCACTTTGAATCCCATGTCGGTCCGTGCTGATGTTTTTCAAgcatgtttaacattttgatgATTGAGATCATGTGGGCTTGATTGTGAGCTGGAGCCAGGGAGATTGCGTTGGAGGATTTTCGTACGAAGCTGTGGCCTCTTTAAAAATCAACCGGGAGTGGCCTGATGGTTGCTTGGAACGTCTTGTAATCAGAGTCACACCTACAGTTCCCACTGATCCTGGTGGGAGCTGCTGAGGTTAGatataaatacaaacagtttctccaaactccaAAGATTTGGGTCATTAGGTTTAGGCTCAGTATCACTTCTTAATGTCTGTAGCTTGTCTATAAATGAGATCATTCTATCGTAGATCATCTTGAACTCATGTGGACTTTGTACTCCAGCCCTCACGTCACGGTTCACTAAATTACATCAATGGCTTCACCAGGCCTGTGTAATCACATTCTGCATCTCGCAGGACATTTTTACTCAGGCTTTTCTTGTAGTTGATTGTAACGGGTCTCATTAAAACATCAGCACCATGATACTACGCTGATCTCAGCTGCTTGTCTGTCTTTTTTGGAAACGGCACgtttattttccaaacaaaatCCTCATCCTTAAtgggatagttcagatgttttaggagaggttctgtggaaaagttatcatcatcttatctgttgtagatagctttttgaaggAGTAGTTTTGAGAAACGGGcctaattctgaccagactgacgagctaacagcttgtCTGAGTAAAGCCAAGAGCAAAGTGGATCTTCAGTTTTGTAGACTGAAGATCCACTTTGCTCTTCACTAGGACAAGCAGTTAGCTGGTTAATCTTGTAAAAATTAAAGAGTGGAATGTTATCATCTTCacacaactccagtctcaaaaacttcaaagctgctactttataatcctttacattgctgttaaTTTTGGATTGAACGGCtctttacagacatttttttggggggtatCTGCAAGTGcacatggcagcagcagcaagctgtagcacttcttgggcagcctggagcacttccagcagaaatatgatatttcTTTGAGAATGACTGTAATGTAAGTTTAATGGTGGTCGAAAGGTTTATGGAATATTTGGAAGA belongs to Kryptolebias marmoratus isolate JLee-2015 linkage group LG13, ASM164957v2, whole genome shotgun sequence and includes:
- the LOC108247605 gene encoding transgelin; the encoded protein is MANKGPSYGLSREVQSKIDKKYDPELEERLVAWIMAQCGSGVGQPQPDKTGFQNWLKDGCVLCELINSLHGANKPIKTIKTSTMAFKQMEQIALFLKAAESYGVIKTDMFQTVDLFEGKDLAAVQRTLLALGSLAVTKNDGNYKGDPNWFPKKSQENRREFSEDQLNEGRNVIGLQMGTNKGASQAGMTGYGRPRQIINNP